From the Manis javanica isolate MJ-LG chromosome 11, MJ_LKY, whole genome shotgun sequence genome, one window contains:
- the SLC3A2 gene encoding amino acid transporter heavy chain SLC3A2 produces MSQDTEVDMKEVELNELEPEKQPMNAASGAAVAVVVSGGAEKNGLVKLKVADDEAEAAAAAKFTGLTKEELLKVAGSPGWVRTRWALLLLFWLGWLGMLAGAVVIIVRAPRCRELPGQRWWHKGALYRIGDLQAFQGGDAGSLAGLKKHLDYLSTLKVKGIVLGPIHQNQKDDVSGTNLEQIDPAFGSKEDFDSLLQSAKKKSIRVILDLTPNYRSPNSWFFPTEIGTVDSMMKNALNFWLQTALDGFQVRDMENLKDASSLLPEWQNITKSFSEDKLLIAGTESSDLQQILHLLESTKDLLLTSSYLSNSSFTGKHAEVLVTQYLNTTGSHWGSWSLSQAGLLTSFVPAQLLRLYQLLLFTLPGTPVFSYGDEIGLEAATLPGQPAKAPAMLWDESSFPNTSGPVSANMTVKGQNGDPVSLLSLFRRLSDLRGKERSLLHGDFHALTSGPDIFSYIRQWDQNERFLVVLNFGGVSRPARLGVSSLPASTSLPARVDMVLSTQPGPGREEGTFLELEHLNLEPHEGLLLRFPYVA; encoded by the exons ATGAGCCAGGACACCGAGGTGGACATGAAGGAAGTGGAGCTGAACGAGTTGGAACCCGAAAAGCAGCCGATGAACGCGGCGTCGGGGGCGGCGGTGGCTGTGGTTGTGTCGGGCGGCGCCGAGAAGAACGGTCTggtgaagctcaaggtggccgaCGACGAAGCGGAGGCGGCGGCCGCAGCCAAGTTCACGGGCCTGACCAAAGAGGAGCTGCTGAAGGTGGCGGGCAGCCCCGGCTGGGTGCGCACCCGCTGGGCCCTGCTGCTGCTCTTCTGGCTCGGCTGGCTTGGCATGCTGGCGGGCGCCGTGGTCATCATCGTGCGGGCGCCGCGCTGCCGCGAGCTGCCGGGGCAGAGGTGGTGGCACAAGGGCGCCCTCTACCGCATCGGCGACCTGCAGGCCTTCCAGGGCGGCGACGCTGGCAGCCTGGCGG GCTTGAAGAAGCATCTCGACTACCTGAGCACCCTGAAGGTGAAGGGCATTGTGCTGGGCCCAATTCACCAGAACCAGAAGGATGATGTCAGTGGGACCAACTTGGAACAGATCGACCCCGCTTTTGGCTCCAAGGAAGATTTTGATAGTCTCCTGCAATCGGCCAAGAAAAAGA GCATCCGTGTCATTCTGGACCTCACCCCCAACTATAGGAGCCCAAACTCATGGTTCTTCCCCACTGAGATTGGCACTGTGGACTCCATGATGAAG AATGCTCTGAACTTTTGGCTACAGACTGCCCTAGATGGGTTCCAGGTTCGGGACATGGAGAACCTGAAG gaTGCGTCTTCACTCTTGCCTGAGTGGCAGAACATCACCAAGAGCTTCAGTGAAGATAA GCTCTTAATTGCAGGTACTGAGTCCTCGGACCTTCAGCAGATCCTGCACCTACTGGAATCCACGAAGGACCTGTTGTTGACTAGCTCATACCTGTCAAACTCCAGTTTTACTGGGAAGCATGCAGAAGTGCTGGTCACCCAGTATTTGAACACCACTGGCAGTCACTGGGGCAGCTGGAGT TTGTCTCAGGCAGGACTCCTGACTTCCTTTGTGCCGGCTCAGCTCCTTCGACTCTACCAGCTGCTGCTTTTCACCCTGCCAGGGACCCCGGTTTTCAGCTATGGGGACGAGATTGGCCTGGAGGCAGCTACCCTGCCTGGACAG CCTGCAAAGGCCCCAGCCATGCTCTGGGATGAATCCAGCTTCCCTAACACCTCAGGACCTGTAAGCGCCAACATGACTGTGAAG GGCCAGAACGGAGACcctgtctccctcctctccttgTTCCGGCGCCTGAGTGATCTGCGGGGCAAGGAGCGCTCCCTGCTGCATGGAGACTTCCATGCCCTCACCTCAGGGCCGGACATCTTCTCCTATATCCGCCAGTGGGACCAGAACGAACGTTTCCTGGTAGTGCTCAACTTTGGGGGTGTGAGCCGACCTGCCAGGTTGGGTGTGTCCAGCCTGCCCGCCAGCACCAGCCTGCCAGCCAGGGTGGATATGGTGCTCAGcacccagccaggcccaggcCGTGAGGAGGGCACCTTTCTTGAGCTGGAACACCTGAACCTGGAGCCCCACGAGGGGCTGCTGCTCCGCTTCCCCTATGTGGCCTGA